One stretch of Zingiber officinale cultivar Zhangliang chromosome 6B, Zo_v1.1, whole genome shotgun sequence DNA includes these proteins:
- the LOC121988788 gene encoding cyclin-J18-like isoform X2, with amino-acid sequence MEIGRWCSPASASAYFSSYSISPSLRHRLVEFVLHATSQLQCRPIIKYTALTFFVDRFLPSLCRKAPSLEEKDGGSWLLRPVRESNLQLFSLASIWISNKIHDRSPLSVKSLKALGDKLIIDQHFTTKDFVEAELVFMEVSGYDIGASNIAFNFLEDLLIQFSTLSKLGEHVSLDACIDILDLLYETEETSMLFTSPCLLASAVLIAAYVICVPKQCWEFPLIPWVKFVTNYSEEEIAKTVAAILVHVLKPEKEK; translated from the exons ATGGAGATTGGAAGATGGTGTTCACCGGCGTCGGCGTCGGCGTATTTTTCGTCCTACTCTATTTCTCCATCCCTCCGCCACCGCCTGGTCGAGTTCGTCCTCCACGCGACGTCG CAACTCCAGTGTCGTCCGATTATCAAGTACACCGCTTTAACTTTCTTTGTCGATCGATTCCTACCATCGCTTTGCAG GAAAGCCCCATCGTTGGAGGAGAAGGATGGTGGGAGCTGGCTTCTTCGACCTGTCAGGGAGAGCAATTTGCAGCTCTTTTCCTTGGCCTCGATTTGGATTTCCAACAAA ATTCATGATAGAAGCCCTCTTTCAGTGAAGAGTCTGAAGGCTTTGGGTGATAAGCTTATTATTGACCAGCATTTTACCACTAAGGATTTCGTCGAAGCT GAGTTGGTCTTCATGGAG GTGTCAGGATATGATATTGGAGCTTCAAATATTGCTTTCAATTTTTTAGAGGATCTGCTCATCCAGTTCAG CACACTTTCGAAGCTAGGTGAGCATGTAAGCCTTGATGCATGCATAGATATCCTAGATCTTCTGTATGAAACAGAAGAAACTTCCATGCTTTTCACGTCTCCTTGTTTGCTTGCATCCGCTGTCCTT ATTGCTGCATATGTCATCTGTGTTCCTAAGCAATGTTGGGAGTTTCCACTTATTCCTTGGG TGAAATTTGTTACCAACTATTCAGAAGAAGAGATCGCAAAGACTGTGGCAGCAATTCTTGTCCATGTGCTAAAACCTGAGAAGGAAAAGTAG
- the LOC121988788 gene encoding cyclin-J18-like isoform X1, with protein sequence MEIGRWCSPASASAYFSSYSISPSLRHRLVEFVLHATSQLQCRPIIKYTALTFFVDRFLPSLCRKAPSLEEKDGGSWLLRPVRESNLQLFSLASIWISNKIHDRSPLSVKSLKALGDKLIIDQHFTTKDFVEAELVFMEVSGYDIGASNIAFNFLEDLLIQFSTLSKLGEHVSLDACIDILDLLYETEETSMLFTSPCLLASAVLIAAYVICVPKQCWEFPLIPWDFDLQSIWHSYCLLHGNWCNGVVTCAPTQSLL encoded by the exons ATGGAGATTGGAAGATGGTGTTCACCGGCGTCGGCGTCGGCGTATTTTTCGTCCTACTCTATTTCTCCATCCCTCCGCCACCGCCTGGTCGAGTTCGTCCTCCACGCGACGTCG CAACTCCAGTGTCGTCCGATTATCAAGTACACCGCTTTAACTTTCTTTGTCGATCGATTCCTACCATCGCTTTGCAG GAAAGCCCCATCGTTGGAGGAGAAGGATGGTGGGAGCTGGCTTCTTCGACCTGTCAGGGAGAGCAATTTGCAGCTCTTTTCCTTGGCCTCGATTTGGATTTCCAACAAA ATTCATGATAGAAGCCCTCTTTCAGTGAAGAGTCTGAAGGCTTTGGGTGATAAGCTTATTATTGACCAGCATTTTACCACTAAGGATTTCGTCGAAGCT GAGTTGGTCTTCATGGAG GTGTCAGGATATGATATTGGAGCTTCAAATATTGCTTTCAATTTTTTAGAGGATCTGCTCATCCAGTTCAG CACACTTTCGAAGCTAGGTGAGCATGTAAGCCTTGATGCATGCATAGATATCCTAGATCTTCTGTATGAAACAGAAGAAACTTCCATGCTTTTCACGTCTCCTTGTTTGCTTGCATCCGCTGTCCTT ATTGCTGCATATGTCATCTGTGTTCCTAAGCAATGTTGGGAGTTTCCACTTATTCCTTGGG ATTTTGATTTACAGTCAATTTGGCATTCATATTGTTTACTCCATGGGAACTGGTGCAATGGTGTTGTTACTTGTGCTCCAACTCAAAGCTTATTGTGA
- the LOC121988788 gene encoding cyclin-J18-like isoform X3 produces the protein MEIGRWCSPASASAYFSSYSISPSLRHRLVEFVLHATSCRPIIKYTALTFFVDRFLPSLCRKAPSLEEKDGGSWLLRPVRESNLQLFSLASIWISNKIHDRSPLSVKSLKALGDKLIIDQHFTTKDFVEAELVFMEVSGYDIGASNIAFNFLEDLLIQFSTLSKLGEHVSLDACIDILDLLYETEETSMLFTSPCLLASAVLIAAYVICVPKQCWEFPLIPWDFDLQSIWHSYCLLHGNWCNGVVTCAPTQSLL, from the exons ATGGAGATTGGAAGATGGTGTTCACCGGCGTCGGCGTCGGCGTATTTTTCGTCCTACTCTATTTCTCCATCCCTCCGCCACCGCCTGGTCGAGTTCGTCCTCCACGCGACGTCG TGTCGTCCGATTATCAAGTACACCGCTTTAACTTTCTTTGTCGATCGATTCCTACCATCGCTTTGCAG GAAAGCCCCATCGTTGGAGGAGAAGGATGGTGGGAGCTGGCTTCTTCGACCTGTCAGGGAGAGCAATTTGCAGCTCTTTTCCTTGGCCTCGATTTGGATTTCCAACAAA ATTCATGATAGAAGCCCTCTTTCAGTGAAGAGTCTGAAGGCTTTGGGTGATAAGCTTATTATTGACCAGCATTTTACCACTAAGGATTTCGTCGAAGCT GAGTTGGTCTTCATGGAG GTGTCAGGATATGATATTGGAGCTTCAAATATTGCTTTCAATTTTTTAGAGGATCTGCTCATCCAGTTCAG CACACTTTCGAAGCTAGGTGAGCATGTAAGCCTTGATGCATGCATAGATATCCTAGATCTTCTGTATGAAACAGAAGAAACTTCCATGCTTTTCACGTCTCCTTGTTTGCTTGCATCCGCTGTCCTT ATTGCTGCATATGTCATCTGTGTTCCTAAGCAATGTTGGGAGTTTCCACTTATTCCTTGGG ATTTTGATTTACAGTCAATTTGGCATTCATATTGTTTACTCCATGGGAACTGGTGCAATGGTGTTGTTACTTGTGCTCCAACTCAAAGCTTATTGTGA
- the LOC121990513 gene encoding cocosin 1-like, which translates to MANSTALLLLSLALCFLPSLAQFSFGQQGSGQPLLSQRRLGYRSQCQLERLAALEPTRRVPSEAGFTEYFDQFHEQLQCAGVVAYRRTIQPRGLVLPYYSNAPKLVYIIQGRGISGTVIPGCPESFQSLRQSFEQQWEEEVESQSQRFRDEHQKVQFFREGDVLAYTAGLANWVYNNGEVPIIAIAVADTSSNANQLDRQHRQFLLAGRERRSQEQSAQAEERIQQQKGNNLLSGFELELLAEALGVDKEVVRKIQNLNDDNRGDIVRVEKGLQTLEPQRRAEQEAREQEREEREETREIPCAHRLCYALGATYCTLKNRQNIANPSLADYYNPRAGRLTSLNIQKLPILRFIQLSAERGVLRRNAIQPPHWNINAHSIMYVVRGSGRLQVVGHRGRTVFDGELRQGQLLVVPQQHVVVKKAQSEQFEWISFKTNENALASHIVGKASLLRGIPVEVLMNSYRISREEARRVKFNRGNEIAIFSPRQENEELRNVLESVA; encoded by the exons ATGGCTAACTCCACGgctctcttgctcctctccctCGCTCTTTGCTTTCTCCCTTCTCTCGCCCAATTCAGCTTCGGCCAGCAGGGTTCCGGCCAGCCGTTGTTGAGCCAACGTCGTCTCGGCTACCGGAGCCAATGCCAGCTCGAGCGCCTCGCCGCCCTCGAACCTACTCGCCGCGTGCCGTCGGAGGCTGGCTTCACCGAGTACTTTGACCAATTTCATGAGCAGTTGCAGTGTGCCGGCGTAGTCGCCTACCGGCGCACCATTCAACCAAGAGGCCTCGTCTTGCCTTACTACTCCAATGCCCCTAAACTGGTCTACATAATCcaag GCAGAGGTATCTCAGGAACCGTGATTCCTGGCTGCCCAGAGTCATTCCAATCTCTGCGACAAAGTTTCGAGCAACAATGGGAAGAGGAAGTCGAAAGCCAGAGCCAACGTTTCAGGGACGAACACCAAAAGGTTCAATTCTTCCGAGAGGGCGATGTTCTCGCATACACTGCCGGCCTCGCTAATTGGGTCTACAATAACGGTGAAGTTCCTATCATCGCAATCGCTGTCGCCGACACGAGCAGCAACGCCAACCAACTCGATCGCCAACACAGA CAATTTCTATTGGCGGGTAGAGAGAGACGATCCCAAGAGCAAAGCGCGCAGGCAGAGGAGAGAATCCAGCAACAGAAGGGGAATAACCTCCTGAGCGGCTTCGAACTCGAGCTACTGGCTGAGGCTCTGGGAGTCGACAAGGAAGTCGTGAGGAAGATTCAAAATCTAAACGACGACAACAGAGGCGACATTGTTCGCGTGGAGAAAGGGCTACAAACGTTGGAACCGCAGAGGCGTGCCGAGCAGGAAGCTCGAGAGCAagagagagaggaaagagaagagacgcgagagataccatgcgcccaccgtctgtgctacgccctgggggcaaccTACTGCACCCTCAAGAACAGACAAAACATTGCCAATCCCTCTCTCGCCGACTACTACAATCCACGCGCTGGAAGACTCACGAGCCTCAACATCCAAAAGCTTCCCATCCTTCGGTTCATCCAACTCAGCGCTGAAAGAGGAGTTCTTCGACGG AATGCAATTCAACCACCTCACTGGAATATCAATGCTCACAGTATCATGTATGTGGTAAGGGGAAGTGGTCGCTTGCAGGTGGTGGGCCACCGAGGTCGAACCGTGTTCGACGGCGAGCTCCGGCAAGGACAGCTGTTGGTGGTCCCACAGCAACACGTAGTAGTCAAGAAGGCACAGAGCGAGCAGTTTGAGTGGATTTCATTCAAGACCAACGAGAATGCGTTGGCGAGCCATATTGTGGGTAAAGCATCGCTTCTTCGAGGAATCCCGGTGGAGGTGCTGATGAACTCCTACCGCATCTCAAGGGAGGAGGCTCGGAGAGTCAAGTTCAATAGAGGAAATGAGATAGCGATATTTAGCCCGCGACAGGAGAACGAAGAGTTGCGTAACGTACTCGAGAGTGTCGCATAA
- the LOC121988791 gene encoding RING-H2 finger protein ATL67-like — protein MSTSAGASSSSLFSSLTLPLVVALSLLLLSAVLLASCLCLRSRHRSIPNPRPLPPSSDSLVLPRIIFVAEDDDDDGGNNDGGRASGLEQAVISSYPKFPFAAAKGGDPVCSICLCEYREGEMLRMLPDCRHYFHLICVDVWLRLNASCPVCRTSPLPTPVSTPISTPLSELVPFSQFAADRRRT, from the coding sequence ATGTCCACTTCCGCcggcgcctcctcctcctccctcttctcctccctcACTCTCCCGCTCGTCGTCGCCCTCTCCCTACTGCTCCTCTCCGCCGTCCTCCTCGCCTCCTGCCTTTGCCTCCGCAGCCGCCACCGCAGCATCCCAAACCCTCGCCCCCTCCCTCCCTCCTCGGACTCCCTCGTCCTTCCCCGCATAATCTTCGTcgcagaggacgacgacgacgacggagGCAATAACGACGGCGGCCGAGCGTCCGGGCTCGAACAGGCGGTCATCAGCTCTTACCCTAAGTTCCCCTTCGCGGCCGCTAAGGGCGGCGATCCCGTCTGCTCGATTTGCCTCTGCGAGTACCGGGAGGGGGAGATGCTCCGCATGTTGCCCGACTGCCGCCACTACTTCCATCTCATCTGCGTCGATGTGTGGCTCCGGCTCAACGCCTCGTGCCCGGTCTGTCGGACGTCGCCGTTGCCCACGCCGGTGTCGACTCCCATATCGACGCCGCTGTCTGAACTTGTTCCGTTCTCGCAATTCGCAGCTGACCGAAGGAGGACTTAA
- the LOC121988792 gene encoding uncharacterized protein LOC121988792 isoform X2 translates to MDSQRTAEVKSSSQASHKIQSKHQSPTVSETLEQDPGQSFILCSNDKKISHEDIGLVQNLIEHCLQLYMNKKEVIRTLSVRAKVEPDFTALVWQKLEEENSEFFRSYYIRVKLKKQIILFNQLLQHQYNLTICSSPNGVQPTAAFQPPRCSPQLHVNNGKPSPGTSQLSWLDNDGTSEAAAPAPEDSAMASMSEMAMRPSPVASNNHFPLTPLELSMGMDSPALGSTFTSDVNVGELETRLDVDFASSRDSTRSLSHIWNFSLSDLTTDCENLDLGAIGDYSGSPFVSFGSDLLLDLPVEDDLSILLIK, encoded by the exons ATG GATTCACAAAGAACAGCAGAAGTAAAATCATCGTCTCAAGCTTCACACAAGATACAAAGTAAACATCAAAGTCCTACAGTTAGTGAGACTTTAGAACAAGATCCAGGTCAATCATTCATTTTGTGTAGTAATGACAAAAAGATTTCTCACGAAGACATTGGACTA GTCCAGAATCTAATAGAACATTGTCTGCAACTGTATATGAATAAAAAGGAGGTAATTAGAACCTTGTCTGTTCGAGCTAAAGTTGAACCTGATTTTACTGCACTTG TGTGGCAGAAGCTTGAAGAAGAGAATTCTGAATTCTTCAGATCTTACTATATTCGAGTGAAGCTGAAGAAGCAAATCATTTTATTTAATCAGTTATTGCAGCATCAATACAATCTGACTATTTGTTCTTCTCCTAATGGAGTTCAACCAACAGCTG CTTTTCAGCCCCCTCGTTGTTCACCTCAGCTTCATGTAAACAATGGAAAGCCTTCTCCAGGAACTTCTCAACTCAGTTGGCTGGATAATGA TGGAACATCTGAAGCAGCTGCTCCGGCACCTGAGGACAGTGCAATGGCATCTATGTCAGAGATGGCAATGCGCCCATCACCAGTAGCATCAAACAATCATTTTCCACTCACTCCACTTGAACTGTCTATGGGAATGGATTCCCCAGCTCTTGGTTCAACATTCACATCCGATGTAAATGTCGGAGAATTGGAAACCCGACTAGATGTTGATTTTGCATCTTCAAGAGACTCTACCAGGTCGTTAAGCCATATTTGGAACTTCAGCCTTTCAGATCTAACAACCGACTGCGAAAACTTAG ATCTTGGAGCAATTGGCGACTACAGTGGCTCCCCATTCGTTTCATTTGGTTCAGATCTCTTGCTCGATTTGCCAGTTGAGGATGAT TTGAGTATTTTGCTGATCAAATAA
- the LOC121988792 gene encoding uncharacterized protein LOC121988792 isoform X1, with protein sequence MDSQRTAEVKSSSQASHKIQSKHQSPTVSETLEQDPGQSFILCSNDKKISHEDIGLVQNLIEHCLQLYMNKKEVIRTLSVRAKVEPDFTALVWQKLEEENSEFFRSYYIRVKLKKQIILFNQLLQHQYNLTICSSPNGVQPTAAFQPPRCSPQLHVNNGKPSPGTSQLSWLDNDGTSEAAAPAPEDSAMASMSEMAMRPSPVASNNHFPLTPLELSMGMDSPALGSTFTSDVNVGELETRLDVDFASSRDSTRSLSHIWNFSLSDLTTDCENLDLGAIGDYSGSPFVSFGSDLLLDLPVEDDVVEYFADQISGSSLHSGEDKAYINRAEETN encoded by the exons ATG GATTCACAAAGAACAGCAGAAGTAAAATCATCGTCTCAAGCTTCACACAAGATACAAAGTAAACATCAAAGTCCTACAGTTAGTGAGACTTTAGAACAAGATCCAGGTCAATCATTCATTTTGTGTAGTAATGACAAAAAGATTTCTCACGAAGACATTGGACTA GTCCAGAATCTAATAGAACATTGTCTGCAACTGTATATGAATAAAAAGGAGGTAATTAGAACCTTGTCTGTTCGAGCTAAAGTTGAACCTGATTTTACTGCACTTG TGTGGCAGAAGCTTGAAGAAGAGAATTCTGAATTCTTCAGATCTTACTATATTCGAGTGAAGCTGAAGAAGCAAATCATTTTATTTAATCAGTTATTGCAGCATCAATACAATCTGACTATTTGTTCTTCTCCTAATGGAGTTCAACCAACAGCTG CTTTTCAGCCCCCTCGTTGTTCACCTCAGCTTCATGTAAACAATGGAAAGCCTTCTCCAGGAACTTCTCAACTCAGTTGGCTGGATAATGA TGGAACATCTGAAGCAGCTGCTCCGGCACCTGAGGACAGTGCAATGGCATCTATGTCAGAGATGGCAATGCGCCCATCACCAGTAGCATCAAACAATCATTTTCCACTCACTCCACTTGAACTGTCTATGGGAATGGATTCCCCAGCTCTTGGTTCAACATTCACATCCGATGTAAATGTCGGAGAATTGGAAACCCGACTAGATGTTGATTTTGCATCTTCAAGAGACTCTACCAGGTCGTTAAGCCATATTTGGAACTTCAGCCTTTCAGATCTAACAACCGACTGCGAAAACTTAG ATCTTGGAGCAATTGGCGACTACAGTGGCTCCCCATTCGTTTCATTTGGTTCAGATCTCTTGCTCGATTTGCCAGTTGAGGATGATGTAG TTGAGTATTTTGCTGATCAAATAAGTGGCTCGAGCTTGCATTCAGGTGAAGAtaaagcatatataaacaggGCTGAGGAAACAAATTAG
- the LOC121988793 gene encoding probable tRNA N6-adenosine threonylcarbamoyltransferase, whose product MADGKKSLIAVGFEGSANKIGVGIVDLDGAILSNPRHTYITPPGHGFLPRETAHHHLLHLLPLLRTALSDAGLTPADIDCLCYTKGPGMGAPLQISAVAVRVLSQLWGKPIVAVNHCVAHIEMGRVVTGAEDPVVLYVSGGNTQVIAYSEGKYRIFGETIDIAVGNCLDRFARVLTLSNDPSPGYNIEQLAKKGEKFIDLPYVVKGMDVSFSGILSYIEATAVEQLKNNECTPADLCYSLQETLFAMLVEITERAMAHCDKKDVLIVGGVGCNERLQEMMRIMCSERGGKLFATDDRYCIDNGAMIAYTGLLAFAHGMTTTLEESTFTQRFRTDEVQAIWREKSISKTYDLPADTSGAQ is encoded by the exons ATGGCTGATGGGAAGAAGTCGCTGATCGCCGTGGGGTTCGAGGGGTCGGCCAACAAGATAGGCGTGGGCATCGTCGACCTCGACGGCGCGATCCTCTCCAACCCCCGCCACACCTACATCACGCCGCCGGGTCACGGCTTCCTCCCCCGTGAGACTGCCCACCATCACCTCCTCCACTTGCTACCTCTCCTCCGCACAGCCCTCTCCGACGCTGGCCTCACCCCCGCCGACATCGACTGCCTTTGCTACACCAAGGGCCCTGGCATGGGCGCCCCCCTCCAGATCTCTGCCGTTGCTGTACGCGTCCTCTCCCAGCTCTGGGGCAAGCCCATCGTTGCCGTCAACCATTGCGTTGCCCACATCGAGATGGGCCGGGTGGTCACGGGGGCCGAGGACCCCGTCGTGCTTTACGTCAGTGGAGGGAACACTCAGGTCATTGCGTACAGCGAGGGAAAATACCGAATTTTCGGGGAAACTATTGATATCGCCGTGGGTAACTGCCTGGATCGCTTCGCTAGGGTTCTTACCTTGTCCAATGATCCCAGCCCTGGGTATAACATTGAGCAG CTTGCAAAGAAAGGTGAGAAGTTCATTGATCTTCCTTATGTTGTTAAGGGAATGGATGTTTCGTTCAGTGGTATATTAAGTTATATAGAAGCTACTGCTGTTGAGCAGCTTAAAAACAATGAATGTACACCTGCTGATCTCTGCTACTCTTTGCAG GAAACACTTTTTGCTATGCTGGTTGAGATCACTGAACGTGCAATGGCGCACTGCGATAAGAAGGATGTTTTAATTGTTGGTGGTGTGGGATGCAATGAAAGACTGCAAGAGATGATGAGGATAATGTGCTCTGAAAGAGGAGGCAAGCTTTTTGCAACTGATGATAGATACTGTATTGACAATGGGGCAATGATAGCATACACTGGTCTCCTTGCTTTCGCGCATGGTATGACCACCACATTAGAGGAATCAACATTTACCCAGAGGTTCCGTACGGATGAAGTTCAAGCAATCTGGAGAGAGAAAagtatttcaaaaacttatgatCTACCAGCGGATACTAGTGGAGCGCAGTAA